A genomic segment from Candidatus Brocadia sinica JPN1 encodes:
- the icd gene encoding isocitrate dehydrogenase (NADP(+)) — protein MPKKKNNSDSGTAIQIEKNRLVVPNNPVIPFIKGDGTGPDIWNASVRVFDAAVSKAYRNKKRIYWQEIFAGELAFKEYGEWLPKDTLNTIKKYKVAIKGPLTTPVGGGIRSLNVTLRQELDLYACVRPVRYFEGVPSPVKLPEKLNVVIFRENTEDVYAGIEYKKGSPEAKKLITFLEKELGKKIRKDSGIGIKPMSATGSKRLVRRAIQYAIDKGLKSVTLMHKGNIMKFTEGAFREWGYEVAKEEFSKVTITEEDVQKKHGGVVPKGKIVIKDRIADAMFQQVLLRPEEYDVIATPNLNGDYISDACAAQVGGLGMAPGANIGDKAAIFEATHGTAPKYAGQDKVNPGSVILSGVMMFEHLGWDTVANMIVKALEKTIRQKTVTYDLERQMEDAKLVKCSEFGDEIIKNMES, from the coding sequence TTGCCTAAAAAGAAAAATAATTCAGATAGTGGTACAGCAATACAAATAGAAAAGAACCGGTTGGTTGTGCCAAATAATCCTGTTATTCCATTTATAAAGGGGGACGGCACGGGTCCGGATATCTGGAATGCATCCGTTCGGGTATTTGATGCCGCAGTAAGCAAGGCTTATAGGAACAAAAAGCGCATTTATTGGCAGGAAATCTTTGCGGGTGAACTTGCCTTTAAGGAGTATGGTGAATGGCTTCCCAAAGATACCCTCAATACCATTAAAAAATATAAAGTAGCTATCAAGGGGCCGCTTACCACACCAGTCGGGGGAGGTATCAGAAGCCTTAATGTGACTCTGAGACAAGAGCTTGATTTATATGCCTGTGTTCGTCCTGTGCGTTATTTTGAAGGCGTACCCAGTCCCGTAAAGTTGCCTGAGAAATTGAATGTTGTGATTTTCCGGGAGAATACGGAAGATGTGTATGCGGGGATTGAGTATAAAAAAGGCTCTCCCGAGGCAAAGAAACTTATCACATTCCTGGAAAAGGAACTGGGGAAAAAGATCCGAAAGGATTCTGGCATTGGTATAAAACCAATGAGTGCAACCGGTTCAAAAAGGCTGGTGAGACGAGCCATACAGTACGCAATTGATAAGGGACTAAAAAGTGTGACCCTTATGCATAAAGGTAACATCATGAAGTTCACAGAGGGTGCCTTTCGTGAATGGGGTTATGAGGTGGCCAAAGAGGAATTTTCAAAGGTTACAATAACAGAGGAAGACGTTCAGAAAAAGCATGGCGGAGTCGTGCCGAAAGGGAAAATTGTTATAAAAGACAGGATTGCCGATGCCATGTTTCAGCAGGTGCTTCTGAGGCCGGAAGAGTATGACGTTATCGCTACGCCGAATCTCAATGGTGATTACATCTCCGACGCCTGCGCCGCACAGGTAGGGGGTTTAGGTATGGCCCCCGGAGCTAACATCGGGGATAAGGCCGCTATCTTCGAAGCCACCCACGGCACCGCTCCGAAATATGCAGGGCAGGATAAGGTCAACCCGGGATCCGTTATTTTATCAGGGGTTATGATGTTTGAACATCTGGGATGGGACACGGTAGCCAATATGATTGTTAAGGCACTGGAAAAGACCATTCGACAGAAGACCGTGACCTACGACCTCGAACGCCAGATGGAAGACGCTAAATTGGTGAAATGTTCAGAGTTTGGTGATGAAATAATTAAAAATATGGAAAGTTAA
- a CDS encoding tetratricopeptide repeat protein: MKPILKNITTYCDKILVGLLMATVIFVPLWFDIRLYSVFDLSKVTALYLLTIAILVIWTIILAFNHNFKFSHTAIDIPILAYIFVFIISSAVSINPIMSLFGTYKRFEGLTATLCYIFVFYATVNFTTTKKRLYLLIISILAGAIISSCYGIAQYLGFDFFKWSSFEARRVFSTFGNPVFFSAYLVMTLPLAIILFFSKPLQQKKVVLKKLSRMASSNRVPLPLSLSSKREDEYLLRKDVFMGKWCIPWIFFVLSSIIYTAFWLTNTRACFVALLGGLIPLLFLLFKKQAIERYKFVFLVISFVLIGIFFNVRHETSVIKHFVGDVQSTESSTENLIPDKNQIHKRPWIANKFSVTGSSFSRIFQYLTAIRIIKDYPMLGIGPDTIGIVYQKNLATVFSVQESDGCFHFPRQDRIHNDILDTTVTRGIFGLSTYIWLLIAFGVYVGKNYKQLSSQNKLLMLGILAGIVCYLTQNEFSFGNTPIVTLFWVMMALCISIVKINETEGGLTANESGLRTKKSCEIVKLRSYEDGKTGHTQAPNLSTSPLRIFYRWLSCGITLTAIGFVTIFVLRFCKADAYFEYGRRILEYEKENLQTVTEKGLYFIKHAVILNPYETFYRDELCRTYIQLAFKTKDEIWLQKAYIEANNTLRLIPQHYMGFFHLGMIHQFLAEHFNRNTIDTAIACYKRAIESDPFQAPFHSNLASLYINKGSLDQAIGELRQAYLIRPDDLNHVDRLANAYLKKGDLENALIFARKTVQLNPAEPGYYNNLGAVLSRKGLHEEAVNAFKKAIEIDPKDPIYVENLTKLYLSLEKYEESILYYKRLIGLNPSVADHHNNLGVIYKREKQFDNAIRSFQKALSLQPDNPIYTYNLADTFVENGQYDEAKQILQTFDKTYPNQKYANIHLLLANLYSKNENWEKVIYECERAIKIDEKSISAYKMLGNAYNNLHQYELAEKLVNNAIALNPNDQEAQDLLVRISKRIKTH; this comes from the coding sequence ATGAAACCCATTCTGAAAAATATAACCACCTATTGTGATAAAATACTCGTAGGCTTATTGATGGCTACGGTTATCTTTGTTCCTCTTTGGTTTGACATACGTCTTTACAGCGTCTTTGACCTTAGCAAGGTAACGGCCTTATATTTATTAACGATTGCAATTTTGGTTATATGGACAATTATACTGGCCTTTAACCATAATTTTAAATTCTCGCATACGGCAATAGATATACCCATCCTTGCTTACATATTCGTCTTTATCATTTCATCCGCCGTATCTATAAACCCCATTATGAGCCTTTTCGGCACTTATAAACGATTTGAGGGTTTAACTGCCACGTTATGTTATATTTTTGTCTTTTACGCCACGGTTAATTTTACAACTACAAAAAAAAGACTTTATTTGCTTATCATATCCATCCTTGCTGGCGCTATAATTTCATCATGTTACGGGATTGCTCAATATCTTGGATTTGATTTTTTTAAATGGAGCAGCTTTGAGGCAAGACGCGTATTCTCTACTTTTGGAAATCCTGTATTCTTTTCTGCCTATCTGGTGATGACTTTACCATTGGCCATTATTTTATTTTTTAGCAAGCCCTTGCAACAGAAAAAAGTGGTTTTGAAGAAACTCTCTCGTATGGCAAGCAGCAACCGTGTTCCCCTCCCTTTGTCCCTCTCTTCGAAAAGGGAGGATGAGTATTTATTAAGAAAAGATGTTTTTATGGGTAAATGGTGTATCCCTTGGATTTTTTTTGTATTGTCATCGATCATTTATACTGCATTCTGGCTCACAAATACCCGCGCATGTTTTGTGGCGCTCCTTGGAGGCTTAATTCCACTTCTCTTTTTACTTTTCAAAAAACAGGCTATAGAAAGGTATAAATTTGTATTTCTGGTTATTTCATTTGTTCTTATCGGGATATTCTTTAATGTAAGGCACGAAACTTCGGTTATCAAACATTTTGTTGGTGATGTACAATCAACTGAATCTTCAACTGAAAATTTAATTCCTGACAAAAACCAAATCCACAAAAGGCCATGGATTGCCAATAAATTTTCTGTTACCGGTTCCTCTTTTTCCCGCATATTTCAGTATTTGACGGCAATAAGGATTATTAAGGATTACCCCATGTTAGGCATAGGTCCTGATACCATTGGCATTGTTTATCAGAAAAATCTAGCAACGGTATTTTCTGTACAAGAAAGCGATGGTTGTTTTCACTTTCCCAGGCAAGACAGAATTCATAATGATATCCTCGATACAACTGTTACTCGTGGTATCTTTGGCCTTAGCACGTATATCTGGCTGCTCATTGCCTTTGGTGTGTATGTTGGTAAAAATTATAAGCAGTTGAGTAGTCAAAATAAATTGCTCATGTTGGGGATCCTGGCTGGAATCGTATGTTACCTTACCCAAAATGAATTTAGTTTTGGCAATACACCCATAGTGACGCTTTTCTGGGTGATGATGGCATTATGTATTTCTATTGTAAAAATAAACGAAACAGAAGGAGGATTGACGGCGAATGAGAGTGGCTTGAGAACTAAAAAAAGTTGTGAAATTGTGAAGTTGAGAAGTTATGAAGATGGAAAGACGGGACATACCCAAGCTCCTAATCTCTCAACTTCACCACTTCGTATTTTTTATAGATGGCTAAGTTGTGGGATTACACTAACGGCAATAGGATTTGTTACCATCTTTGTCCTTCGGTTTTGTAAGGCAGATGCCTACTTCGAATACGGAAGAAGGATATTGGAGTACGAAAAGGAAAACTTGCAAACCGTGACAGAAAAGGGCCTATATTTTATAAAGCACGCAGTGATCCTAAATCCATATGAGACCTTTTACCGTGACGAACTTTGCAGGACATATATACAACTTGCATTTAAGACCAAAGACGAGATATGGCTACAAAAGGCATACATAGAGGCAAACAATACCTTGAGGCTGATACCACAGCACTACATGGGTTTTTTTCACCTCGGTATGATTCATCAATTTTTGGCTGAACACTTTAACAGGAACACAATAGATACAGCCATTGCCTGTTATAAAAGGGCAATTGAGTCGGATCCTTTTCAAGCCCCTTTCCATAGCAATCTTGCTTCTCTATATATTAATAAAGGGAGTTTGGATCAAGCGATTGGAGAACTTCGCCAGGCATATCTCATTCGGCCTGATGACTTGAATCATGTTGACCGCTTAGCCAATGCGTACTTAAAGAAGGGAGATTTGGAAAATGCCCTCATCTTTGCAAGGAAGACCGTCCAGCTTAACCCTGCAGAACCTGGTTACTACAATAACCTTGGGGCTGTACTTAGCAGAAAGGGTTTGCACGAAGAAGCAGTGAATGCGTTCAAAAAGGCAATAGAAATCGACCCGAAAGATCCCATTTATGTGGAAAATTTAACAAAACTGTATCTGTCTTTAGAAAAGTATGAGGAATCAATACTTTATTATAAAAGGCTCATCGGCCTTAATCCCTCTGTAGCAGATCACCATAACAATCTTGGTGTAATTTATAAAAGGGAAAAACAATTCGACAATGCTATTCGGTCATTTCAGAAGGCGCTATCTTTGCAGCCGGATAATCCTATTTATACGTATAATTTGGCTGATACCTTTGTTGAGAATGGCCAGTATGATGAAGCCAAACAGATTCTTCAAACGTTTGATAAGACATATCCGAATCAGAAATATGCAAATATTCATTTACTCTTAGCTAATCTCTATTCAAAAAATGAGAATTGGGAAAAAGTCATTTACGAATGTGAACGGGCTATTAAGATCGACGAAAAATCAATCTCAGCGTACAAGATGCTTGGTAATGCGTATAATAACCTGCATCAATATGAACTTGCAGAGAAATTAGTAAACAATGCCATTGCGCTCAATCCCAACGACCAGGAGGCGCAAGACTTACTGGTAAGGATCTCAAAAAGAATAAAAACACATTAG